The genomic region TCTGTTTTGTCTAGTTGTAATGTCACTTTTTGTTGTTCATAGACATAAGCACCAATATGTGTAGATGTGATGAAAAGTTATTAAGTTACAGTGTGAATATGTGGAATATTGGTGTGATACTTGGATATGATGAATGGAATATAAAACAtgtatttaagatatgaaCGTTGGATTTGTACAGATGAGTAGATATGAATTTCATGTGAAATATGTACAGGTTTGAAGGCTTCTGTGGGCCttgtgggctatgtccattgggccttTGCGTCAGTCACAGTCCGGTATCGAGGTGTGACAAAATCAGGGCTTTAAGTCCCTCTTTACCTACTCGTGAAAACTGTCCACATTGCCGGATATAAATTAGGGCTTTAAGTCCTCCTCTATAATGAAATATCAATAATCAATAATCACTACTTTGTGCACAAAAACCACTAACTTGGTGTGGTAATAGGTCTTACCCTCAAGTGTCTCAATTatattaagagaaaaatcaatttaatttccaTGTATTCCCAAAGAGTGATAAAACTGTAagaaatatattcataaatcATATGTTTATGCACAAACATATTTCGTGGTATGGCATATTTATCAAAACAACATGCTTAGTGAAAATAACAAGTTAAAACATTATATTCCATGAGTCAAATAATGGCCATTCTCAGCCTAATGCATCACACAAGCTTGCAAGGctgatttgaattgaaaacTTTGTTAAAGGCTTGTTTCGCCATCTTTAAAACACATAGCTACCTATATATTTAGTTTATAGAAAATGGTTTAAAAAATCCAAGTCACGATCACAATTAACTTCGAAAATTCCTATCAACTTATGCTTTTCACAATTTTATTTCCAAACATCAAGGGTAACATATATAGATAGTATATTCCAAGAGATATAATTTGGAATTTAGCGTCCACTCACCTTTATCGGTGGGATTTCTCACCACAACTTCCTCTAACTCAATTCAATGctcttaaatattttcaacacTCTTTTAGTCAAGGTTATGAAGCAACCTGAATCTTGGACAGCCAATGCTTCAAGATTTACACATGATCTAAACTCATTCCACCTTTTTGACTCCCATTTCACTACACATAATTTTCCTAGCAACAAATATAAAcacatatcaaaattttcagaatcTCTTTAACACATTAACCTCATTTTAATTTCAGCGTTTTCAGATAAATTTCTAGCTATAAATTTCTAGCTTTATGTTCTAATTCCAATTATCACTCTGGCATGACTATCACATATCAATCTTTCATATTTAACTCATAACTTACCTAGTATGCCACTAGTCACAAATCTAGAACCACCTAGCACAACTCCTCCATCACTAGCTCTTGGAGCTTCAACGAGACCTAAAGCAATAAATTACGTAATTAATTTCTAACGCTCCTTTTCAGCATATCATTTACACTTAGATACTTATCAATGGTTCACTATCTATCTTCTAGCACTAGGCCTATATTTATCTAGCTTTTGCATCACCCATGCATAGCTCACATACTTGATTCCAATTCATATTTTAACACTTCAATTACAATCAAGATCTACCATCGTTTACTCAATCTCTCTCAAACGACTTAATTTGAAAGTAGCTGAGTAAACGTCAATTACACGTTATAATGTCAAACCTCTTAATTCAAGGCACAGTTTTGacaacaaaattttatatatatatatatatatatatatatatatatatatatatatatatatatatattaaaccAGTCTCCAtaacacaatttaattaataattcttCAACATCAATAAACAATCTCATCAACacaatctaaaaaaaaatctgttcAACCTCAACAACACGATTCGACAATTAATTTTCCAACCTCAATCCACAATTTCAACAATACATTTCAACCATTCCTTACCTCAATAAACAATTGAAATTAACAACCAACCAAAACTCTCAACCTATGGAGCATAACCGAGCTGCAAGCACAAAGACAAATTTTAAACCAGTTAAATTATAGCTAACAGCTCAACAAACTCAATCTCATCTAAACTCCACTTACCATTACTCAAACTAGTCTagaaatatataatatatattgttttgtgGAGTAAGGAGGAAGACTTAAGGTTGGTCTTATGGTTTGGAGGAGGTTTGTATAAAAAACTGTTGTGCAAGTGTGTTTATCTTAGTGAACCCGAGGAGAACAAGCTTGTAAAAGTAATCTATCAAAGGAATCCGTGGAGGACTAAGCTTGGAGAAGCCAGTTTATTTGAAGAACTAAGCTTTGAAGGTGAAGGATTTGTTGTGGCTTGCTGGAATAAAGAAAGGAGAATGAAAGGAATgctgaaagaaagaaagaaagaagaagagaaaaaaaaaagacgcATGCAAGAACGGTGGAGGCGGGTGACCCCCCACGGGTGGACAACCTTGGGTTGTCAGCCCATGGACTATTTGCACATTGCCCCCTccattcttatttattttttatatatatatgtatatatgtcaTTGTTAATCGGGCCTTGAGCATttcatttgtttaatttaatcccccaagctttatttttcttacaaTTTAATCCTCAagcatattttttttcctttccatttaaTGTACTAAAGATCAAATTGAGATTATTTGACtccaagaaatttaaatttgactcTTATAAAATTCTTCTAAGTGTTAATTTATTCACTCACTTTGGAATTAACCCAATCTTCTAATCAAGAATCTGAATTTGTATAACACATATATATTTGGTTCATTATCCTTATCACTCTAATTTATTTCTGACCTTTCAACAATTTCCTTATGTCACCGACAGCTTCTTTCTCATAATTCctcttaataattttagtttataACTCTTCTACCTTATCTTATCTTCATCTTATTTCCCGTCCCTAGTTGTAGGTCTTGAGTGGTTCTAACATTCTGAGGAGGGGGATGTTACATTTATACTTTGTATGTCTGTTTAAGTTTTTGCAAGGTGCTGATTTTCAGTATGTTATACCAATTGAAAGGCAACAATTCTGTGTTTTTCTGGTCATGGTGTAAGGCTGCATGAGATATATCATTCTGCTGGAATGCAACTTCTGGGGCTGGTCTTAGGACTTCTATCAATGTTATCTGGGTTAAGCAGAGCATATTGTGTGAGCCCCTTCCGTTAATCTTATTGAAACTCAAGCTGAGCTGAGATTCTTCAATCTATGCAAAGGACTAACTCATTGTATTaacttattaattatatattgagCCATAACTTGACCATGGAAGCTTTCGAATACAGCAGTTACCGCTTGATAGAAGCTGAACAATATTTTAGTAGTAATTTCTTTGCCAATCAAATTGCTGCTTTAGTCTGCTACTTCGTTAATTTTCCCAGGAAAATATTCCATTCTACACTTTTCCTGTTCTTGAGGCCCCTCTGTCTACAGTGGGGCATGGTCTTTGTAAATCTaaacaaaggaaaaggaaattattttgagtaacCAGGATTCTCGAGAGAAGATGTACATAGTTTATTAATTGTAGGGAATTTGGATCCCTAGCTTTCTTGATAAGCTTCATCAGTCAATGAATGTACCAAAATGTAGCAATACTAACGAAACTGGTAGAATTCTGTCCAAGTGTGTTAAAATGGTATTTATactataaattcaattaataaattaatcttcagtattggattaatttttcagtttatcCATATATGGTGTTGAACAAGATAATGGAGTTACTGGTTTTGGTATTAGAGATGAGCACAACAAAGAGATCACTGTTCAAACCAGGAACCTAACTAATTAACTTCCCATACATGATTGATCAGTTCGAATGAATTAAGGTATGCCAAATTTATTAcataaaaaagttcaaaaaaaagaaatctagGAGTACTGAATATCAAATTGTAGATTTACTTAAACACAGGAAATATAGGAAATTATCTCTCCCCTAACAAAATCTTTTTGTAATGATCCTAAcgaaaatttcaaacaaaagaatttatCAGCTCAAAGATATgatcttaaatttaaattttcaacccTTCCCCAACCTCAAGTCTCAACCTAAATATATACAAGACAATAGAGAAGAGAATCTCAccgaagaaaaaaaaagttattgaaGGATTACTATAATCGACATGGGTCTAAACATTGTCATTTTCAGTCTCTTTGTTTCAGCTACACTTCTTCTTGTGTCATCAGGTCATGCTGCTGATGATAGCGAGAGAAAGGTGATGCAATCTTTTATGTTTCTGTCtccttgaattttgatatCTTACGTTTATGGTGTggaatttttccttttaaagcTCTTTGTCTTGGATATTTAGACTTAACAAAgttaatttgttttctttatctaTGAACATATGCAACAGGCTTATATCGTTTATATGGGAAATGCTTTGGAAAGCAAAAGTCTAGCCGTGGAGCATCACCATAGCTTGCTTTCTGGAGTTACTCAAGAGTAAGTGATGACAAAAGTTTTGTTTCCACTTGAAAGCACAAAACTGTATATCTCTAATTTCTTACTTCATCTTCATTAGTGAGGAAGTTGCTCGACAGTCCATAATTCACAGCTATGGGAAAAGTTTCAATGGATTTGCTGCATATTTGACGCCAGATGAAGCTGCAAGACTACAAGGTTAATTTATACCAGATTTAGATTGCATATGAGAGATATAGTATTTGCAGGTTCCTGCTTTCCTGACCATATGAGTTTTTAACTAATTCTTTTGTTACATCGTTTGCAGAGAATGAAAATGTGGTTTCCGTGTTTCCAAACAGTTTCAGACAGCTTCAAACAACAAGATCATGGGATTTTCTAGGCATGCCTTTATCTGTTAAAAGAAATACCCCAAAAGAGAGTGATGTAATTGTTGGTGTGCTAGACACAGGTATCGTTTGAGCATTTGAAGATGGATGCTTGaatctttcctttcttgttatCATGATTCTTTTggactaataattaatatgtGATTAATCAGCAAATTCTTCCGGATTTTCCAGGAATTTATATTGATGCTCCAAGCTTTGATGACAAAGGATTTGGACCACCTCCATCAAAATGGAAAGGCGTCTGCCAGACAGGAGGCAACTTTACTGGCTGCAACAAGTAACTAAataaattctctcttctttctttttctatatatatatttttaaattaatttgttgaACAAATCAGATTTGACCTaacaattatgattttatttaaaataattgagaTCCAAAATTCCCTTATGCCTCCCATACATACCAAAAGTTACCATTTACAATTTGTTGTGTTTCTAATATGAGACCTCTGCAATGGAAATCTCCAAATCTAACCATTCTTTATCATTTCTTAATGTGCATCTCTCGATCACAGCAAGGTTATAGGAGCAAGAGCTTATAGCATTGGGGAAGCTACCAATGTATCAGCTGCTGATGACGTAGGCCATGGTTCTCACACTGCGTCGATAGTAGCAGGCGTTCCGGTAAAGGATGCAAGTCTCTATGGTATAGGACAAGGCACAGTACGAGGAGGGGTTCCCTCAGCACGCATTGCTGTCTATAGGATCTGTAATGATATTGGCTGTAGCGATATTAAGATCCTTGCTGCATTTGATGATGCCATTGACGATGGTGTTGACATAATATCAATGTCCGTTGGTGGGTCCGCCAGAGATTATCACTCTGACTCGATCGCAATTGGTTCGTTTCATGCCATGAAGAAAGGTGTCTTGACAAGCTGTGCCGCGGGAAACGATGGGCCGGATTTGGCTAGCTTAGCTAATGGGGCTCCTTGGATTTTGACTGTTGGTGCTACTGCTACGGACAGATTGTTTAAGACCCCAATTGAAATTGGCAAGGACATGAAAACTTTGGTAAGCATTATCTTTCTCACAATGCTTTGCATTCAAGTTCTGATCTTTATCCAAGAAAAGCTCAGGTTGCATGTTCAAATCCAACATTAGATTCCCACGTGTTTGGTTACTCATTTAATTTTGTGCAGTCAGGGCATTTTGAACATGCTCCAAACAGTTACATATACACACAAACAAGCAATAATAAATGTCTATATAATTAGTTGTTAGTTATTACCTAGAAACCATTTGCGAGTAGCAAAATAAAAGTGCTCATGCTCTTATGATGTTGATAACGTATTGATCATTGTCTCTAAACTTTTCGGTGCTTTGCGTTAACAGGGAGTTTCTTTGAATACCTTCAACCTCGAGAAAATGTACCCTTTAACTAGTGGAGCAAAAGCAGCAAAAGCGAATAAAAAAGACACTTACTGGTAAGAATATCCATATCCAAAATCCCCATTTTTGTATCAGACGGAATTGGTGTATATTATTTACATAAGTGGCTCTAATAAAATGAGACTTTTGCAGTTCATGTGAAGCTAGTCTTTTAGATGCAAACAAGGTCAAGGGAAAAATAGTGTACTGCGATGGAGGACTCCAGGATTCTATAATCAAGGATTTGGGCGGAATAGGTGCAGTCATGAGTTGCTCACCTAACAGTTTAATCGGTGGAACTTCCTACGTTCTTCCCGGCGCATGTGTGAGTAGAGATACAGCACTCCAGATTTTACAATATCTCAACTCAACCAAGTAAGTTTTGTATGTAATGTTAATTTCAAGAAACTCATCACATAGATTTGTCATTTCTGTTATAAATGAGTAATCATCGCATTTCtgcaaattaaaaacaaaaaatgcatGCAGAAATCCTCAGGGTGTGATACACAAGACAATACCAGTCGATACTACTGCACCTTTTGCGGCTTCCTTTTCATCTAGAGGGCCTTACTATACGTCCCTCTCTTTCTTAAAGGTAGTATGCTTATGTGCGTGTGTGCGCCtatatgtatgtgtatatatatatatatatatatatatatatatatgtttaattgAGCAGTATAGTTACATTTGCTTTTTGAAAGGCAGTATAGTTacattttaaaacaataaaagttGACCTGTTTGTAATTAGTTCTCAAgcatttttgctttttgttaATGTTTGTATAGCCGGATATTGTTGCACCTGGAGTTGATATCCTAGCTGCTTACTCGAAACTCAAGTCTGTCACCGGGTCTGAAGGCGACGATCGTTTCAATGCGTTCAATATTATGTCTGGAACATCAATGGCTTGCCCGCATGCTAGTGCAGCTGCTGCCTATGTCAAGTCATTCCATCCTGAATGGTCTATCAGTGCAATCAAATCTGCTCTGATGACAACAGGTTAGTCTCTTCAAATATTCATGTTATCAGCATTGGACTTGTTCCTTAAACTTTTgggaaaataattttgaactcatttttgacataaaattcatatattgATTAGCTAACCGCACGGCATATATTTCTTCTCAAATCAGCATCTGAAATGAAAGTTGGAGACAAATTTGTTGAGTTTGCCTATGGATCTggccaaattgatcctcaaaggGCTGTTGATCCTGGCTTGGTATATGAACTGTCCGAAATTGACTACATCCGGTACTTATGCAAGGAAGGCTACTCGGGAACACGTCTAGGGTTGATCATCGATGAAGATGTTAATTGCAAAAGCATCCCCAAGTTTGGAGGCCAAGATGTTCTAAACTACCCATCCATGGCTTTGGTGCATGAGGACCCTGCGCCAAATATTTCAGCTGTTTTCAATCGAATTGTTACAAATGTAGGAGATGGAAATTCTACATACAAGGCAATCGTGAAGGGGCCGGCGGGTCTCAACATCACGGTTTCCCCTGACACGCTAGTGTTTAATAAAGTGAATGAGCGGAAATCTTTTACAGTTGAGTTGAAAGGGCCACCATTAAAGGgtaattttactattttatcAGCATCCCTGGAATGGACTGACTCGGTTCGCAGGGTGAGGAGCCCCATCGTCATTTATTCTAACTCCTTGATAGTACGCAAGGATGACTACCCCTGAAATATTAGGCCTGATGTAAGTTTCTCGAGTTTATGTTTGATTCTCAGCTCTGCTTCAGTTATTGAGCAAGGTTGCTACTAAAATGTTCTTTATTGGTTCTAATTCGTGAACATTGACAGTGGTAGGCAAATTGTTCTTATGTttcatttatttgtaattaatttttatgattttaataaaagaaaattagttgTATAAATTAAGGGCGTGTTTGGTTATGGAAacattttgtcattttattttatttttaatttttatataaaatagcatatatttattattttattttattttctaaatctCTATATGATTTTCTTGAAATCTAAATCCCTTAACATTTCACAACAGTCTTGTGTTAGCATTTCAATTTCTAATCCTAATTCTTAGCCAATATTCCCTTAACATATTTCATATACAGAACCACTTATCAAGCCCATCACTTTCATTGGGCTTCAAGCTTTGGGCCTGGTTTAGAGCCCAGTCAGCGCATAGagggagaaaattatattcatgcataaacttaaatttttaaattccaataatatttttcacttagaatttaattatttttttgaa from Theobroma cacao cultivar B97-61/B2 chromosome 9, Criollo_cocoa_genome_V2, whole genome shotgun sequence harbors:
- the LOC18590356 gene encoding subtilisin-like protease SBT4.15: MGLNIVIFSLFVSATLLLVSSGHAADDSERKAYIVYMGNALESKSLAVEHHHSLLSGVTQDEEVARQSIIHSYGKSFNGFAAYLTPDEAARLQENENVVSVFPNSFRQLQTTRSWDFLGMPLSVKRNTPKESDVIVGVLDTGIYIDAPSFDDKGFGPPPSKWKGVCQTGGNFTGCNNKVIGARAYSIGEATNVSAADDVGHGSHTASIVAGVPVKDASLYGIGQGTVRGGVPSARIAVYRICNDIGCSDIKILAAFDDAIDDGVDIISMSVGGSARDYHSDSIAIGSFHAMKKGVLTSCAAGNDGPDLASLANGAPWILTVGATATDRLFKTPIEIGKDMKTLGVSLNTFNLEKMYPLTSGAKAAKANKKDTYCSCEASLLDANKVKGKIVYCDGGLQDSIIKDLGGIGAVMSCSPNSLIGGTSYVLPGACVSRDTALQILQYLNSTKNPQGVIHKTIPVDTTAPFAASFSSRGPYYTSLSFLKPDIVAPGVDILAAYSKLKSVTGSEGDDRFNAFNIMSGTSMACPHASAAAAYVKSFHPEWSISAIKSALMTTASEMKVGDKFVEFAYGSGQIDPQRAVDPGLVYELSEIDYIRYLCKEGYSGTRLGLIIDEDVNCKSIPKFGGQDVLNYPSMALVHEDPAPNISAVFNRIVTNVGDGNSTYKAIVKGPAGLNITVSPDTLVFNKVNERKSFTVELKGPPLKGNFTILSASLEWTDSVRRVRSPIVIYSNSLIVRKDDYP